The Trachemys scripta elegans isolate TJP31775 chromosome 6, CAS_Tse_1.0, whole genome shotgun sequence genome includes a window with the following:
- the LOC117879134 gene encoding LOW QUALITY PROTEIN: kinetochore-associated protein 1-like (The sequence of the model RefSeq protein was modified relative to this genomic sequence to represent the inferred CDS: inserted 1 base in 1 codon; substituted 3 bases at 3 genomic stop codons) — protein sequence MWNYIELLTNDDTGSGRLNIGSRHECGTALYQENTLVKITSSEKVLCNPKLYACNSSDGCIIVADRSVALLDSICQSFQMHIQFDTEVDVVGLRQKGQFLVVGERSGNLHLIHVPSKQTLLTNVFVQKSANEKTYLNLIIEKDNADGGIYHIFILTSNGFFXIMCLTLAKIQEAIDKMDMITAKKLQGMIKTAYISTKDYHTLGCLNFVIGDSMNNILLIIGGQGDCVLSKWEVDPSKNLVSVQSFADSSLIKDAVQFQVIDNLFVLDKENILSMWDVYSLTLIWDWPLVHIEEFLLTTESDSSSVIRQGVASLKLINLTVPVNKQMRNLTVFSLPAMHLLYSLEVSVVSSLVQSGISTDTIYFLEGINENHQKSPEGPVSVLVLRSLTEALPENRLRRLLHKHKFTEAENFAIQFGLDVELVYKVKASAILEKLASSSIGSYGQTVWLDLVDEAKENLHETQDNHFVVDYCINAPWPTYETTQXMLNYAKIRILKRDEQMIASLSDGVQVSITEVLRAQARLTTFYGVFGPEKFSGIAWNEFLNNEDIFKNILFQLQEGNLPCVQYLWLRHQADFESSFDVKMLEDLLNTICATIPVKELSVWFKNVVIPFVRRVVPKGQKILAKXLEQGARNLELTDKANWPENGLXEVFFTSKNPGVLGLASSWHWIPLKCDDCEEVHRLKQLVNYLQELVEIRKKYSCKLALWDFEKENASTIVFRMFDKLLAPELIPSILEKFIKPYIHEHNLQQDELLLQYIKDLLERCRIRSTSVFETAWEAKAIAVIGCISDTDLVFDAVLQIMHGAVVPWSTAVEQLVKQHLEMKHVKVKLLQDSFRLMEMKTLLRGYGIRDNNLLKDKQMIMRLVKYILL from the exons ATGTGGAATTATATTGAACTTCTGACAAACGATGACACAGGAAGTGGACGACTGAACATAGGTTCGAGACATGAATGTGGAACTGCCCTGTACCAAGAGAATACGCTAGTTAAAATAACTTCCTCTGAAAAGGTCTTGTGTAATCCAAAACTATATGCATGCAACTCAAGTGATGGCTGTATTATTGTGGCTGACAGATCAGTGGCACTTCTTGATAGCATTTGCCAGTCCTTTCAGATGCACATCCAGTTTGATACTGAAGTGGATGTGGTTGGGTTGCGTCAAAAAGGGCAGTTTCTTGTAGTCGGTGAGAGAAGTGGTAACCTACATCTTATTCATGTACCATCAAAGCAAACTTTGCTAACTAATGTTTTTGTTCAgaaatctgcaaatgaaaagaCTTATCTAAACCTTATTATAGAAAAAGATAATGCAGATGGAGGAATCTATCATATATTCATTCTCACAAGCAATGGATTCTTTTGAATAATGTGCCTCACACTTGCAAAAATTCAGGAAGCAATTGACAAGATGGACATGATTACAGCAAAGAAGTTACAAGGAATGATCAAGACTGCTTATATTTCTACAAAGGATTATCACACCCTTGGTTGTCTGAATTTTGTGATTGGCGACTCGATGAACAACATCCTGCTGATAATTGGGGGTCAAGGTGACTGTGTGCTCTCCAAATGGGAGGTGGATCCTAGTAAAAATCTGGTGTCTGTTCAAAGTTTTGCTGATTCAAGTTTGATTAAAGATGCAGTGCAATTTCAGGTCATAGACAACTTGTTTGTCTTGGATAAGGAAAACATTTTGAGCATGTGGGATGTTTATTCTCTTACCTTGATTTGGGATTGGCCTTTAGTTCATATTGAAGAATTTCTTCTAACTACAGAATCAGATTCTTCTTCAGTCATAAGACAAGGGGTTGCTAGCCTTAAACTAATAAACTTGACAGTACCTGTTAATAAACAGATGAGAAACCTCACGGTTTTTTCACTGCCTGCAATGCACCTGCTCTATTCTTTAGAAGTATCTGTTGTTTCTTCACTCGTTCAAAGTGGAATCAGCACAGATACAATATATTTTTTGGAAGGAATTAATGAAAATCACCAAAAGTCCCCTGAAGGCCCGGTGTCTGTTTTAGTATTGAGAAGTTTAACAGAAGCCTTGCCAGAAAACAGATTAAGACGCTTACTTCACAAACACAAGTTTACTGAAGCTGAGAATTTTGCGATTCAGTTTGGACTGGATGTTGAGCTTGTTTACAAAGTAAAAGCAAGTGCTATTTTAGAGAAATTGGCTTCATCTTCCATTGGGAGTTATGGTCAAACAGTTTGGTTAGACCTTGTGGATGAAGCTAAAGAAAATCTGCATGAAACACAGGATAACCATTTTGTAGTGGATTACTGTATAAATGCTCCATGGCCAACGTATGAAACAACTCAGTAAATGTTAAACTACGCTAAAATCAGAATCTTGAAGAGAGATGAACAAATGATTGCTTCCTTATCTGATGGGGTTCAAGTTTCCATAACAGAAGTACTGAGAGCTCAAGCAAGGCTAACTACTTTCTATGGAGTCTTTGGACCAGAGAAATTCAGTGGAATTGCTTGGAATGAATTCTTGAATAATGAAGATATTTTCAAGAACATCCTTTTTCAACTACAAGAAGGCAATCTCCCTTGTGTGCAATACCTCTGGCTTAGGCATCAGGCAGATTTTGAAAGCAGCTTTGATGTGAAAATGCTGGAGGACCTGCTTAACACAATCTGTGCCACCATTCCTGTAAAAGAACTGTCTGTGTGGTTTAAAAATGTTGTGATTCCCTTTGTAAGGAGGGTTGTGCCAAAAGGACAGAAAATATTAGCAAAATAGCTGGAACAAGGAGCTCGAAATCTTGAATTAACTGATAAGGCAAATTGGCCAGAAAATGGAC CAGAGGTGTTTTTTACAAGTAAAAATCCAGGTGTACTGGGACTGGCATCTTCCTGGCATTGGATTCCCTTGAAGTGTGATGATTGCGAAGAGGTCCACCGGTTAAAGCAGCTTGTAAATTATTTACAAGAGTTGGTGGAGATCCGCAAAAAATACAGTTGCAAACTAGCGCTCTGGGATTTTGAAAAGGAGAATGCAAGTACAATAGTATTCCGCATGTTTGATAAACTTTTGGCACCAGAGCTCATTCCATCCATTTTGGAGAAGTTTATAAAGCCATATATACATGAACATAATCTACAACAGGATGAACTTCTCTTGCAGTATATAAAGGACTTGCTAGAACGCTGTCGTATACGATCTACATCAGTGTTTGAAACTGCATGGGAGGCAAAGGCAATAGCTGTCATTGGCTGCATATCTGATACAGATCTGGTATTTGATGCAGTACTGCAGATAATGCATGGTGCTGTGGTGCCTTGGAGTACAGCTGTGGAGCAGCTGGTGAAGCAGCATTTGGAAATGAAACATGTCAAAGTGAAGTTATTGCAGGACAGCTTCAGACTAATGGAGATGAAGACGCTTTTACGGGGCTACGGAATAAGAGATAATAATCTTTTAAAGGACAAACAGATGATAATGAGACTGGTGAAATACATACTTTTATAA